ctagatctattcgagtTTTATGCCTGGatccttgttgggaggcaacccaattttatttttgttcttgttttttaggtcctgttttgcattaaataatttatctatcctctggttagatgtggtttttgtgttttagttagtgtttgtgccaggtaaaacctttgggatagcttacgatgatagttgatttgatcttgctgaaaaacaaaaacttttgcacccaggagattagttttcatttttaacaaaagcgcgataaaatactgattctttttgaagaagattaataaacaaatttattaggttgtcctaattgttcagaaattttggagttacataagtattcaagagttatagattgctacagactgttctgtttttgacagattctgttttctatgtgttgtttgcttattttgataaatctatgggtagtattgggggtatgaaccatggaaaagttggaatatagtagatattacacatataaataaagaatgagttcacaacagtaccaaaagtggtgatttattttcttatactaacgaagcttatgagattttctgttgagttttgtgttgtgaagttttcaagttttgggtaaaggatttgatggactatggaataaggagtgacaaaagcctaagcttggggatgccctggaaggcatcccctctttcgtcttcgtctattggtaacttcacttgaggctatatttttattcaccacatgatatgtgttttgcttggagcgtcttgtatgatttgagtgtttgccttttagtttgccacaatcatccttactgtacacaccttttgggagagacacgcatgaatcgtgatttattagaatactctatgtgcttcatttatatcttttgagctaggcaattttgctctagtgcttcacttatatctttttagagcatggcggtggttctattttataaaaattgatgaactctcatgcttcacttatattattttgagaatctttaaacagcatggtagtttgctttggttataaatttagtcctaatatgataggcatccaagagggatataataaaaactttcatataaagtgcattgaatactatgagaagtttgattccttatgattgttttgagatatgaagatggtgatattagagtcatgctagtgagtagttgtgaatttgataaatacttgtgttgaggtttgtgagtcctgtagcatgcacgtatggtgaaccgttatgcaacgaagttggagcatgagatattttttgattgtcttccttataagtggcggtcggggacaagcgatggtctttccctaccaatctatcaccctaggagcatgcacgtagtaatttgtttcgatgactaatagatttttcaataagtatgtgagttctttatgactaatgttgagtccatggattatacgcactctcacccttccagcattgctaacctctctagtgccgcacaacttttatcggtaccataaacccaccatgtaccttcctcaaaatagccaccatacctacctattatggcatttccacagccattccgagatatattgccatgcaactttccaccgtttcgtttattatgacacacatcttcattgtcatattgctttgcatgatcatgtagttgacgttgtatttgtggcaaagccaccattcatcattttttatacatgtcgctcttgattcattcacatctcggtacatcgccggaggcattcatatagagtcatattttgttctagtatcgagtagtaatttttgagttgtaagtaaataaatgtgtgacgatcttcattattagagcattgtcccatgtgagagaAAAAAagtgaaaggccaaataaaaaaaggagaaggccaaaaaaagaaaaaaaaagagagaaaaagagagaagggcaatgttactatcatttttccacacttgtgcttcaaagtagcaccatgatcttcatgatagagagtctcctattttgtcactttcatatacggatacgtctccaacgtatctacttttcctaacgcttttcctcttgttttggactctaatttgcatgatttgaatgaaactaaccctggactaacgatgttttaagcagaactaccatggtgtttttttatgcagaaataaaagttcttagaatggaacaaaactttgcgaggattttttatataataaacaagaatttctggagccaagaaccaccggagggggcacctgggtgggaacAATCCACCAGGGCACCcccctcctggcacgcccaggtgggttgtccccacatggtggccccgcagaccctaaaaccggtgctataaaatcctatttttccaaaaaaatagggagaaagaattatcgcgatccacgagacgaagccgccgtcacctcctgttcttcatcgggaggccagatctggagtccgtttggggccccGGAGAGGGGTATCtttgttcttcatcatcaccaacccttcttgatcgccaattccatgatgctccccaccgggagtgagtaattccttcgtaggctcgctggtcggtgaggagttggatgagattcatcatgtaataaggttagttttgttagggcttgatccctagtatccactatgttctaagattgattttgctatgactttgccatgcttaatgcttgtcactttgggcccgggtgccctgatttcagatctgaaccgtctatgttatcatcattatatccatgttctacatccgatcttgcaagttatagtcacctactacgtgttatgatccggtaaactccggagtgacaatagtcgggaccactcccgatgatgaccgtagtttgagagttcatgtattcaccgcgtgttaatgctttgttccagttctctattaaaaggaggccttaatatcccttagtttctaataggaccccactgccatgggagggtaggacaaaagatgtcatgcaagttctttccataagcacgtatgactatttacggaatacatgcctacattatattgatgaactggagttagtgccgtatcgccctaggttataactgtctcatgatgaatatcatccaacaagtcaccgatccaatgcctacgaatttatcctatattgttcttgctaagttactattgctatcgttactgttgcacttgttacaaaactactgctatcactgttaccgttactgttagtgctgtcactattatcaaaactatcatattactttgctactgatcacattactgcagataattaatctccaggtgtggttgaattgacaactcagctgctaataccttcaaatattctttggctatccttgtgtcaaatctataaatttgggttgaatactctaccctcgaaaactgttgcgatcccctatacttatgggttatcaagacctttttctggcgctgttgccggggagcatagttatatttgttgagtcatttgggattattatcatattatcactatgaagattctgaaggatgctaagactaagatttttccctcaaagacgaggggaggtaaggaactaccatccagttctgctttagattcaccttctgttataagtaaactcacaacaccaccacatgctattaattctgatatgtcgcaagttattgatgatgctagtaccttgcttgataatgatgatgtaccACTTtgttgaatttcttgataaacaaattgctagagtaatacaacatgatgttgttgaatctgatgatgaggttGAAACTGAATCtcttgaaacacctgctagaactaccctttctagatatgaattgcctaaggtatcagaaggttatgttatgaatgaggagacaactagagatattcttactTGTAGGGATAGAGataatctagagaaattattatgcaagtacatTACTAGAAATCCATGATTTACCTAGGGCCAAGGCCTTCACCTAGAGCTTATTAATCTCCTTAAGGGAAAGAAAAGTAATGAACAGTACCACTCTAGGGAAAGACATTTCTGTtgaaaaaaaaactggaaaataaaatTTCCTAAGTCCCGGTGCCACGTGCACACCATCCACTCCGAAAAAACACGAAGAGATGGCATCCCGCGTCGACGCGCGCGCCTTTTATCCCCCCAGGGCCCACTCTGCAGTGAGATAGCGAAGGGAGAAGGGCGCGCAGTGCCAAAAATTTCGACTAAATTAGGCCTCCTTCACCCGTGCCTCAAAGCGTTCGCCGCCGCCGGAGAAAATCTCCCCCACTCTTCTGTCCGCAATCTTCCTCTCCCACATCGCCATGGCCCGCCGCGCGCCACcaccccgccgcgcccctaccggcCCTGATCCGCCGCGTcgtctcttctttcccttctctgccaCGGATCTCACTGCCGCCACCACCGTCGCCTCCGCAACGCCACGTCGACCTCGATCTCCTCCTCGACGCGGTTGTTCCCGATGAGCTCCTCCCCGATGGCCCCCTCTCCTGCACCTCGAGCAGTACGGCGAGGACAACGGCATCCACCTCACCGCTAGATCAAGATCGCATCCACCACCTCGACTTCTCTCCAAAGGTTCTCTCCCTGTCTCTCAAACTCTGGTTTAGGTAGATTTATATGTTCTGATGTGTTCGGTGTGCAGATCTCGCAAGCGATGCTCGTCtctgtgatttgcttgttaagaaattATGCATAGATTACCTGACTGCTGCTTTCGGTTAGCTTGCCGTTGTGGTAGAATATCAGTTTGCCCTTTGCACGTCCGCTTCTGCAGGTTTAGTAGTACATGTCTATCAATTTAGGTGTTTCAGCTTGCACGTTTTGTCCAGATCCAGAACTTAAAAGTAGCACTTTCACCTAAGAGATCTAGCAGGTAAATCTTTTTAGTTCAAGTTCAGATTTAAAGACAGATATATGGTATCTAGGATGCAGGTTGGCCATGCTCGTAGTGGCAGAGCTTGAAAGAAATCTAAGGAGGCGCAAAGAAAAATATAATCAAATAAAAAATCATATGTCTGTAAGGGATGCAAGCGGACAACGTCTGCATATCCACGAAGCAAAAATTACACTATCTTTGTTACTTTAACaaccatgttagtttatttttttCCTTCCGCAGACGCTCATGAACGCCGTCCACTTAAACAAGTTAGATTTTGCAGAATATTGAGAACATAGATAATTACATTGATCTTATCCACATTAGATTACAAAATACATTTCTGACATTAATTATATATAAGCTACTTTGTAACAAATGAAACTGAACCAAAATACTAATTAAATATGGAGTATTGAGTTAATCACTAAAGATCAACTCTTTGTTTCTTTCCGCTCCTAAATTGCATAAGAAATTCATGGCTGTGATTTTACTCTCTGTGCTTAACACAAGCTACTGGATAGTAAATCATCTTCCAACATATTACTATGTAGCATTGTCTTATTAATCTTCAGAGTAGAAAATACACGCTCGACACTTGTTGTAGAAAATGTAAAATCAATGGTCTTTCTTTTAACCATTACATCTCTAAAAACAATTTTTAATTAGAACTACAACTAGTTAAGATGAAACATGCAAGAATCTACACTGAAAAGGTGTAATCATAAGAGTTGGACTCCAGTATAGCAGGATTAAATTCCAGGCTAGACTGCTCTTGCTGCTCACAACCTCACTTTTACGCAACGCTGGCAGTGGCCTGATGACTAAGCACCACCGTGACTAGAGGAGCCCAGGAGCTCTAAGCACCAGCCTCAGGCATCTGGCCCCAACGCCGGCAAGCTCTAGTGGTCTGTGTCCCGGTTCCCTGACCCCCGCTCACGCGTCGCCGGTCGCAAAGTCCACGCTAGACAAAAGAGCATAAGACACACTACAGTATTGGGTCGCTGCTTGTTTTTCTCCGATGCAGAGCGCGAGAAGGATGTGTTAACTGCCGTATTGGTTGTAGTGTGCAGTACTACTACCTAGTACTAAAAAAATTCCTTTTCGCTGGGCGGCGACCGCCCAGGTTTGCCCCCATGAAGCTCCGCCATTGCATGCTAGTGCCCTGGATACTATGGCAACTAGATTGTTGATTGTTTGTGTGGGCAAAGCAACCAAAGTTGTTGATAGGTACTCTTTTGTCCTCTCTTTTCAGGGAAATTGTGATGGTTGCTGGAACAATCTTCCTTCTAATGATCCCATTTCAGTTTTAAGTTCTCAgttgctatgacttggaatgatatCCTTGGTAGTTGTCTCTCTTGCACAGCTGCACTACCTTTTTGTTAACTTAAAACATATTTCCTGACTGAATGTTTTCGTGATTTAAAGGTACCAAGGATTGTTTAGAGATTACATTGTTGTTTTCTAGCTTGGAGAAGCAACATCAACTTGGGATGCAGATTCACCAATATATGTATATGCGTCTCATAGCGGGGAGCTCTTGCACGGATGTAAGACCATTTTGCTTCTGCCAGTTATAGATTTTAGAGTGATGGTTTGCTTAAATTCGTCTCCATGCATAAAATCAACATCTAATGGAGTATTAGCAAATTATTTTACCTTTGTTATTGTAATTGGGAGCTATGAATACCATATCAATAGATTTAGTATATTTTGATTGCATAGTCTCTTTTGTGCTATTTTCTGCAGCTCAAATTCAGCTGAAACTTTACAGAACTAGGGGAACACTAATCCATAGAGCTATCCTTTCCTTTCCTTCGTTTTTCCTGTAGAACAGAGTAAGCATGATCTAAGTAGTGTATACGGAACACATCGCTTAACTGGCCATGTATGTATTTTAATCTATTTGAGACACGACTAATGTACAAGTTGATTTACATGAGCATGCCCATGTATGTTTTCACAACTGGGCCCTTATCTTGCAGATCCTTGAAACGAGCCAAGAACCACTAAATTTGTGTGCTCAGGAACATGCAGATCATGTAAGTTTTCTGAAAATAACTTGGATTATACAAAATTTGTATGTTCCTGCAATTCTGATGTTCAAATGCATGCTTCTGTGATGTGCAAAGCGTAATGTGGTGATATGTATGGTTCTGCTGCTTCCGTGCCAAGCATGATCATATATTTTCATTGCCAGGGCTATGTGGGCTGTGGGGAGGGATTACATTCTCCTGTCCATATTGTGCAAATTATGATTATGCTACCAAAATTCTACCAGAATATTCAAGCCTCATAACTATGTGCTAAACTGCTTGTCAGCATAATTTCAGGACCATAATGTCACTTTGGATGCTTCTCCCCAAGATTTGAATCTGGAGCCTGACGCAGGTGTTGCAGGGATGGTTGGATTTTTATTGATAATGCATCTGGAATTAACTCACTCGGCTCTAACTCGGCTCTATCTCTCTTGGGAAGGCAACCCCTTGATAGTTTATGATTTTGGGTGCATGTATAGATAGCATGTTGTAACAAGTTTTTTTGATACTCAGCGTGACCAACATTGCTTGTACATATTGGTCAAGGTGTTCTACTTGCAATAACTAACTTCAGCTATAGCTATATTTTTTGAATTTGGCTTTAAGTTGACCATCTATCTGATGTATGTGTTCATTCATTATGAATTTGATGTGTATGATGAATTTTGGATGTGATTTATAAATTTGAAATATTGCTTTGAATTTAATTATTTGAATTATGGTATATATGAATTTTAATTTGAATTTATATTCAAATTGCATATTTGTACATGAAAGGTATAAATATGATGTATCCCTAGGGTATTGTTCAAACATTTGGTAGGGAAAGAGCTCTAGGGAAAGTTGTGGTGTGGCATAATTTAGATGGACCCCACAATCTTTCCCTAGGGTTTGTGCCCCTAGGTAAAGATGGTTTCGCTAGAGCTTGCCTCATGCACTCAGGGAAAGAGCTCTTTCTTGACTATACTACACCTAGGGTTCTTTACCTAGGGCAAGCTCTAGGTAAAGTCTTTCTCTATGTTTTTTTGCATTCCACCTATGGTATATGGCCCTAGGTAAAATGTGGATTTCTAGTAGTGGTATAAAGaacaatctctgaatgctagaatgaaatatgatcctaagtttgctacttcatctatctttattgatgataaagattatgaattctttgtcgacccagagttaattactttggttgaatctgatcctttctatggttatgaaactgaaactgttgtggcacattttactaagttgaatgacatagccaccctttgtaCTCATGATGagcaaactcgctattactttattctcaaattattttcgttctcattaaagggtgatgctaaagcttggtacaatactcttgctcctggttgtgtgcgtagtccacagtatatgatttattacttctctgaaaaatatttccctgcccataagaaacaagctgctttacaggaaacatttaactttgttcaaattaaataagagagtctcccacaatcttgggggaggctttgctaattacttaatgctttgcgtgatcatcctcttaagaaaaatgaaatacttgatatcttctataatggactaaccgatgcttctaggtatTTCCTACATAGTTGTGCTGGTTATGTTTTTAGGAAACAAACTGTTGGTCAagttgaagaattattgaataatatattgaaaaattatgatgattggactcttcccgaaccaccggctaaacccactccaaagaagaggggtatattatatctcagtcttgaatatatgcaagaggcaaagaaatctatgaaggaaaaaggtattaaagttaagGATGTTAAACATTTacctcatattgaagaaatacaagggcttaatacaccaccacctcctaaggtggtagaggtaaattctcttatgaagttcaatgataatgacaatcctcacaatatgcaccctagccaatgcctttatgagtttgaaaactacattagaaaataagatcacttcaatgcaaatgttatgaaacagttgaaatacaattctgatatgattgctcgcttgagtgacttgttatttaggatctcaaatgatgttagaggtgttgtaaagcatgcttctatggttcaaactcagttagaacatgttgctaaatctcaaagagaattgcttgatgaaatgaataataatatacatgactttgctgttagagttgcaactagaggaggtaaaatgactcaggaaccactttatcccgagggacacccaaaaagaatagaACAAGACACACAGagaaataacactagtgcacctaggccttctagaaagaaaaagaagaacaaaaatgataggacttcacatggttctagtgaacctgaaatagaaaaacctcttgataatgataatgaaacttctatctcagatgctgaaactcaatgtggtaatgaacactcaccttctgataatgagaaagttaatgatgaggttcatgagaaTACCCAAACAAATAAtaaaaaagaaccagataatgatgttggtaaagaaccacctgttgatattgataacccacaacctaagaataaaatgcATGATAaaaatgactttatggctagaaaacacggtaaagaaagagaaccatgggttcaaaaacctatgccttttccacctaagtcaactaaaaagaatgaagatgaagaatttgaacgctttgctgaaatgctgaggccagtctttttgcgtaatcgcttgactgatatccttaaaatgcgtccttatgcaaagtatatgaaagacattatcactaataaaagaaaaataccggaagctgaaatctccactatgctggctaattatacttttaaagatggagtacctaaaaaacttggagatatgGGGATACCAACTATACattgctccatcaaaaagaattaccccctctgttcacttttataagaccttgaagtcatttcagacaatgtgcaaaacaaccTATTTTGAATTGTCTAAAacaacttacaaaagtgaacggagggagtatgtgaaaactgcttttgtgtgatttaggagctggtgttagtgttatgcctttctctttatataaaagacttgatttgaataaactcacacctaccgaaatatctttgcaaatggctgataaa
The sequence above is a segment of the Triticum dicoccoides isolate Atlit2015 ecotype Zavitan chromosome 1A, WEW_v2.0, whole genome shotgun sequence genome. Coding sequences within it:
- the LOC119368811 gene encoding uncharacterized protein LOC119368811, translated to MTWNDILGTKDCLEITLLFSSLEKQHQLGMQIHQYMYMRLIAGSSCTDILETSQEPLNLCAQEHADHDHNVTLDASPQDLNLEPDAGVAGMVGFLLIMHLELTHSALTRLYLSWEGNPLIVYDFGCMYR